The proteins below are encoded in one region of Brachyspira hampsonii:
- a CDS encoding ankyrin repeat domain-containing protein — MDNLNSKILIFSFVLFLIFCLNAFSKSNIAIIDAAGRGDINEVRALINNGADINKQDRIGENALIEAAEGGHIEIVKLLIENKVNMNLKSKWGRTALMRASSKGYTDIVKLLVNAGADINIKDNRGRTALTYANQRGHQDIVKVLKAAGAK; from the coding sequence ATGGATAATTTGAATTCTAAAATACTAATATTTTCATTTGTTTTATTTTTGATATTTTGTTTAAATGCATTTTCAAAAAGTAACATAGCTATTATTGATGCGGCAGGAAGAGGCGATATAAATGAGGTAAGAGCACTTATAAATAATGGTGCTGATATTAATAAGCAGGATAGGATAGGTGAGAATGCTCTGATAGAAGCAGCAGAAGGCGGACATATAGAAATTGTAAAATTGCTGATAGAAAATAAAGTAAATATGAATCTCAAGAGTAAATGGGGCAGAACTGCATTAATGAGAGCTTCTTCTAAAGGCTACACTGATATAGTAAAACTTCTTGTAAATGCGGGTGCCGACATAAATATTAAGGATAATAGAGGCAGAACTGCATTAACTTATGCAAATCAAAGAGGGCATCAAGATATAGTAAAAGTATTAAAAGCAGCAGGTGCAAAATAA
- a CDS encoding ankyrin repeat domain-containing protein: MKKITVLIFIISMNIFAQRNMTPLMEALEKKDTKRAIELINSGVDLNTRDRRGETPLIEASEEGLPEVVKLLISKKVNLNDVNNNKRTALMRAASRVHAQIVSMLIEAGANINMKDKYGKTALGYASQRGHQNIVKILKAAGAK, encoded by the coding sequence ATGAAAAAAATTACAGTTTTAATTTTTATTATTAGTATGAATATTTTTGCTCAAAGGAATATGACACCTTTAATGGAGGCTTTGGAGAAGAAAGATACTAAAAGGGCTATAGAACTAATAAATTCAGGAGTTGATCTTAATACAAGAGACAGACGAGGTGAAACTCCCTTGATAGAAGCATCTGAGGAGGGACTTCCTGAAGTTGTAAAATTATTGATAAGTAAGAAAGTTAATTTGAATGATGTTAATAATAATAAGAGAACAGCTTTAATGAGAGCAGCAAGCAGGGTACATGCCCAAATAGTTTCTATGCTTATAGAAGCGGGAGCTAACATTAATATGAAAGATAAATACGGAAAAACAGCATTAGGTTATGCAAGTCAAAGAGGACATCAGAATATAGTAAAAATATTAAAAGCAGCAGGTGCAAAATAA
- a CDS encoding ankyrin repeat domain-containing protein, whose translation MKLNKKIFLFFSILSLLIYNNAFSKSNVDLVNAAENGDIKKVRELLRGGANINEQDSKGDNALMKASENGHLQIIELLVQYRCSLNLQNKDGRTAISKASENGHINVVRLLIDAGAKVNLKDRKDKTALTYASEEKHKNIVSLLKAAGGK comes from the coding sequence ATGAAATTAAATAAAAAAATATTTTTATTTTTCAGTATTTTATCATTATTAATTTATAACAATGCATTTTCTAAAAGTAATGTGGATTTAGTAAATGCTGCAGAAAATGGAGATATAAAAAAGGTTAGAGAACTGCTTAGAGGCGGTGCCAATATCAATGAACAGGACTCCAAAGGGGATAATGCCTTAATGAAAGCATCAGAAAACGGACATTTACAAATTATAGAATTATTAGTTCAGTACAGATGCAGTTTAAATCTCCAAAACAAAGATGGAAGAACTGCAATAAGCAAGGCGTCAGAAAACGGACATATTAATGTTGTAAGACTTTTAATTGATGCTGGCGCCAAAGTTAATTTAAAAGATAGAAAAGATAAAACAGCCTTAACTTATGCATCAGAAGAAAAGCATAAAAACATAGTTAGCCTTTTAAAAGCTGCAGGCGGTAAATAA
- a CDS encoding META domain-containing protein → MKKILFLFIVIAALFALSCGGNNSNTASEETTVAIEAPASDMVIVTVDDLVGKEYSLTNMYEGKEVTIAFSDTNMLGGKSAVNSYVTEFSLDGNKIKLNALASTKMMGPEEDMAVETEYLQILNGADTISLDGDVLTITTASGTNLIYTFKGNVEAASENAN, encoded by the coding sequence ATGAAAAAAATATTGTTTTTATTTATAGTAATAGCAGCATTATTTGCTCTATCATGCGGCGGTAATAATTCTAATACTGCTTCAGAAGAGACAACTGTTGCTATAGAAGCTCCGGCATCAGATATGGTAATTGTTACAGTTGATGATTTAGTAGGAAAAGAGTATTCTCTAACTAATATGTATGAAGGTAAAGAAGTTACTATAGCTTTTTCTGATACTAATATGTTAGGCGGAAAATCAGCTGTTAATAGCTATGTTACTGAGTTCTCATTAGACGGTAATAAAATAAAATTAAATGCTTTAGCTTCTACTAAAATGATGGGTCCTGAAGAAGATATGGCTGTAGAAACAGAATATTTACAAATATTAAACGGTGCTGATACAATCTCTTTAGATGGAGATGTATTGACTATTACTACAGCTTCAGGTACTAATTTAATCTATACTTTTAAAGGTAATGTAGAAGCAGCAAGCGAAAATGCCAATTAA
- a CDS encoding LysM peptidoglycan-binding domain-containing protein, producing MKKGLFLFILLTFSCFLYAQETNTLVLPPELPADLPASIKESDDYKLAQRYREMAIDAHSVGDYNQSIEYSRQSKEYSDKIILRYGVYEYVLNSQRDAERKLALFKGVGGDTNELTTSLYEESVTDINSAHSMLEASTNSTDYTNTMLEYNKSAEKSELGYNVLAIDLRREYLMSESVLTNGDNNDTQITNLRDESKNALSSGDYTNSLTKSREAMNMLDMLEAPLAYAKAQDSMDKAKQDGYNNSKPNLYTEALKSLSSAGETLIANNYTDSLMHSKNVISLVNSMESSSGDISSSEGEQIAVSDGASFPQYYIVQSRRANTDSLWRIASYDFIYGNGNLWRKIYDANKDTIKDPNVIRAGQRLIIPSLKGETRQGTYDTNQTYGNITTFSTNNQVSSTNNQTNQMEGNVIIEDEAAMEEQSEQTEETVIDEQTDTAEMTEDTAVTDENAEMTEDTAAADENTEMTEDTTVTDENAEMADDVTAADENTEAEEINQ from the coding sequence ATGAAAAAGGGATTATTTTTATTTATCTTATTAACATTTTCTTGTTTTTTGTATGCTCAGGAAACAAATACTTTGGTTTTACCGCCTGAATTGCCTGCGGATTTACCTGCTAGTATAAAGGAAAGCGATGATTATAAATTGGCGCAAAGATATAGAGAAATGGCTATAGATGCTCATAGTGTAGGCGATTATAATCAAAGTATAGAATATTCAAGACAAAGTAAAGAATATTCTGATAAAATCATATTAAGATACGGTGTTTATGAATATGTTTTGAATAGTCAGAGAGATGCGGAAAGAAAACTTGCTTTATTTAAAGGAGTTGGAGGAGATACCAATGAATTGACAACTTCTTTATACGAAGAATCCGTTACTGATATTAATTCTGCACATAGTATGCTTGAAGCATCTACTAACAGCACTGATTATACTAATACTATGCTTGAATATAATAAGTCAGCTGAAAAATCTGAATTAGGATACAATGTTCTTGCTATAGATTTAAGAAGAGAATATTTAATGAGTGAATCAGTATTAACTAATGGTGATAATAATGATACACAAATCACAAATTTGAGAGATGAATCTAAAAATGCATTAAGCAGCGGAGACTATACCAATTCTTTGACAAAATCAAGAGAAGCTATGAATATGCTTGATATGTTAGAAGCTCCATTAGCTTATGCAAAAGCTCAGGATTCTATGGATAAGGCTAAACAAGACGGCTATAATAATAGTAAGCCTAATTTATATACAGAAGCTTTAAAATCATTATCTTCAGCAGGCGAAACTTTGATAGCTAATAATTATACTGATTCTTTAATGCATTCTAAAAATGTTATAAGTTTAGTTAATTCAATGGAAAGTTCTTCTGGAGATATATCTTCTTCTGAAGGAGAACAGATAGCAGTATCAGATGGAGCATCATTCCCTCAGTATTATATAGTTCAATCAAGAAGAGCTAATACAGATTCATTATGGCGTATAGCTTCTTATGACTTCATATATGGTAATGGTAATTTATGGAGAAAAATATATGATGCTAATAAAGATACCATAAAAGATCCTAATGTTATAAGAGCAGGTCAAAGATTAATTATACCTAGTCTTAAAGGAGAAACAAGACAGGGAACTTATGATACTAATCAGACTTATGGTAATATAACTACTTTCTCTACTAATAATCAGGTTTCATCTACAAATAATCAAACTAACCAAATGGAAGGTAATGTAATTATAGAAGATGAAGCAGCTATGGAGGAACAATCAGAACAGACAGAAGAAACTGTTATAGATGAGCAAACTGATACTGCAGAAATGACAGAAGATACAGCAGTTACTGATGAGAATGCAGAAATGACAGAAGATACAGCAGCTGCAGATGAGAATACAGAAATGACAGAAGATACAACAGTTACTGATGAGAATGCAGAAATGGCTGATGATGTAACAGCTGCAGATGAGAATACCGAAGCGGAAGAAATAAATCAATAA
- a CDS encoding peptidylprolyl isomerase, with amino-acid sequence MGKKLKIITISLLGLIIFGTVLIAQKPKTSKEHLFIETNFGTIEIAFFPEKAPKHVEAIKKLANEGFYDGTLFHRVIPGFMIQGGDPLSKQPNRALHGTGGPNFVIPAEFNDVSHKRGICSMARGTSINSAGSQFFICVADSPFLDGQYTVWGEVVSGMDVADKIVALKRDANDNPLEPAKMNRVYVKTVN; translated from the coding sequence TTGGGTAAAAAATTAAAAATCATTACTATTTCATTGTTGGGGCTGATTATATTCGGAACTGTTCTTATAGCACAAAAGCCGAAAACTTCAAAAGAGCATCTTTTTATAGAAACAAATTTTGGTACTATAGAAATAGCTTTCTTTCCTGAAAAAGCACCAAAACATGTAGAAGCCATAAAAAAACTTGCCAATGAGGGCTTTTATGACGGAACACTTTTTCATAGAGTTATACCGGGTTTTATGATACAAGGAGGAGACCCTTTAAGTAAACAGCCTAACAGAGCTTTGCATGGTACAGGCGGTCCTAATTTTGTAATACCTGCTGAGTTTAATGATGTTTCCCATAAAAGAGGTATATGTTCTATGGCTAGGGGAACAAGCATCAATAGTGCCGGCTCTCAGTTCTTTATTTGTGTAGCTGATAGTCCTTTCTTAGACGGACAATACACAGTATGGGGTGAAGTTGTTAGCGGTATGGATGTTGCTGATAAAATAGTGGCATTAAAAAGAGATGCTAATGATAATCCTTTAGAACCTGCTAAAATGAATAGAGTTTATGTAAAAACAGTTAATTAA
- a CDS encoding peptidylprolyl isomerase, which translates to MKEHLFIETDYGTIEIEFYPEIAPKHVDAIKKLANEGFYDGIRFHRVIPNFMIQGGDPVSKDAAKRYLHGTGGPGFNIPAEFSDKPHKRGICSMARSQDPDSAGSQFFICVADSPHLDGQYTVWGNVVDGMDAVDKIVALKRDHNDNPMENSTMNKVYIKEVE; encoded by the coding sequence ATGAAAGAACATTTATTTATTGAAACAGATTATGGTACTATAGAAATAGAATTCTATCCTGAAATAGCACCAAAACATGTAGATGCTATAAAAAAACTTGCCAATGAAGGCTTTTATGATGGAATAAGATTTCATAGGGTAATACCTAATTTTATGATACAGGGGGGAGATCCTGTAAGTAAAGATGCAGCAAAAAGATATTTGCATGGTACAGGCGGTCCGGGATTTAATATTCCTGCTGAGTTTAGTGATAAACCTCATAAAAGAGGAATATGTTCTATGGCTAGAAGTCAGGATCCTGATAGTGCCGGTTCTCAATTTTTCATTTGTGTAGCTGATTCTCCTCATTTGGACGGACAATATACAGTTTGGGGAAATGTTGTTGATGGTATGGATGCTGTTGATAAAATAGTGGCATTAAAAAGAGATCATAATGACAACCCTATGGAAAATTCTACTATGAATAAAGTTTATATTAAAGAAGTAGAATAA
- a CDS encoding sodium/glutamate symporter — MTSKLLTELLQSLSLLSVLLLIGVFLRAKIKLFQKLYLPASVIGGFIGLLISPEILGKFSNYSISSEWISTYSLLPGILSIPIFAAVPLGMFLNETKSIKSLYPTKVLIAFGIFQCASMFQSAIGYAVNILFTKINPDINMYRTFGYELSAGFAGGHGLAAATGKLLEGFGIPQWEIAQGVALTTATIGLVGGMIFGIIFINIAVRRNKTNVIKKIIDANEDSQNINKIDKNMELGYNNDISRQASLGRETFLSSSIETITFHLAVIFAVCGLAFIVLNFIKKIKVPGLDVLPVWTYSMIIMFALNMLIKKLKLSWMVDAKVKAKIIGTLSDFAIVSAITSLPIKAIIHYIAPIIVMCIAGFIFTYLIVFIFHNMLFKDDYAFERAIISWGTLTGVLITGMTLLKICDPEYKSPALTEFSLGFSLMSVTGLLIVPILNTVLAVGSTWDNLITALITSAIYLIIAFSVYFVQKKSVKQ, encoded by the coding sequence ATGACATCTAAACTATTAACTGAATTACTTCAGTCATTATCTCTATTATCGGTACTTCTTCTTATAGGAGTTTTTTTAAGGGCTAAAATAAAGCTGTTTCAAAAATTATATTTGCCCGCTTCTGTAATAGGAGGATTTATAGGTCTTTTAATATCTCCTGAAATACTAGGTAAATTCTCAAACTATTCTATATCATCAGAATGGATAAGCACTTATTCATTGCTTCCCGGAATATTATCAATACCTATATTTGCAGCCGTTCCTTTAGGTATGTTTTTAAACGAAACAAAAAGCATAAAATCACTTTACCCTACAAAAGTTTTAATAGCATTCGGTATATTTCAATGTGCAAGTATGTTTCAGTCAGCTATAGGATATGCTGTTAATATATTATTTACAAAAATAAATCCTGATATAAACATGTACCGAACTTTCGGTTATGAACTTTCAGCCGGATTTGCCGGAGGACATGGACTTGCCGCAGCTACAGGAAAACTTTTAGAAGGTTTTGGAATACCTCAATGGGAGATAGCACAAGGAGTTGCTTTAACCACAGCTACAATAGGACTTGTAGGAGGAATGATATTTGGAATCATATTCATTAATATTGCAGTAAGAAGAAATAAAACTAATGTTATAAAAAAAATTATTGATGCTAATGAAGATAGTCAAAATATAAACAAAATAGATAAAAATATGGAACTAGGATACAATAATGATATAAGCAGGCAGGCTAGTTTAGGAAGAGAAACTTTTTTAAGCAGCTCTATAGAAACTATAACTTTTCATTTGGCTGTAATATTTGCAGTATGCGGATTAGCTTTCATAGTTTTAAATTTCATAAAAAAAATTAAGGTACCGGGATTAGATGTTCTTCCTGTATGGACTTATTCTATGATTATAATGTTTGCTTTAAATATGCTCATAAAAAAATTAAAATTATCTTGGATGGTGGATGCAAAGGTTAAGGCAAAAATAATAGGTACATTAAGCGATTTTGCTATAGTATCTGCAATAACAAGCCTCCCAATAAAAGCTATCATACATTATATAGCACCTATAATAGTTATGTGTATAGCAGGTTTTATATTTACTTACTTGATAGTATTTATATTTCATAATATGCTATTTAAAGATGATTATGCATTTGAAAGAGCTATAATTTCATGGGGTACTTTGACAGGGGTTCTCATAACAGGAATGACTCTTTTAAAAATATGCGATCCTGAATACAAAAGCCCTGCATTAACAGAATTCTCTTTAGGTTTTTCTTTGATGTCTGTAACAGGACTTTTAATAGTTCCTATACTCAATACTGTACTTGCTGTAGGATCCACTTGGGATAATCTTATAACCGCATTAATAACTTCGGCTATTTACTTGATTATTGCATTTTCTGTTTACTTCGTACAGAAAAAATCAGTAAAACAATGA
- a CDS encoding SanA/YdcF family protein has product MKIVKILKDRYKNKILYLKNKKRIIENRIKSKRSIYKFINYMLFIFISILSFLPEIIILSLISSIILYSSVSLYSKRYIYSSIEKIPYNDVALVLGTSKYMNNGKINMYFKFRMDAAYELYKSGKVKYILVSGDNRYKSYNEPRQMRLDLIKLGVNKNHIFLDFAGFRTRDSIIRANKVFELTNFTIVSQPFHNERAILIARQKNINAIAYNANNVRKLYRVRQFPRELGARALMFIDILLNRPPKFYGDVIKIEEREDSQANKSNKKIDKNQKLNN; this is encoded by the coding sequence ATGAAGATAGTAAAGATATTAAAAGATAGATACAAAAATAAAATATTATATCTTAAAAATAAGAAAAGAATAATAGAAAATAGAATAAAAAGTAAAAGAAGTATATATAAATTTATAAATTATATGCTATTCATTTTCATTTCTATTTTGAGTTTTCTTCCTGAGATTATTATTTTATCTTTAATATCCTCAATAATATTATATTCATCTGTTTCATTATATTCAAAAAGATATATATATTCATCAATAGAAAAAATACCCTATAATGATGTTGCATTAGTATTGGGCACAAGCAAATATATGAATAATGGTAAAATAAATATGTATTTCAAATTTAGAATGGATGCTGCTTATGAATTATATAAAAGCGGAAAAGTTAAATATATACTTGTAAGCGGAGATAACAGATACAAATCCTACAATGAACCCAGACAAATGCGTCTTGATTTAATAAAATTGGGAGTTAATAAAAATCATATATTTTTGGATTTTGCCGGATTTAGAACTAGAGATTCCATTATAAGAGCAAATAAAGTTTTTGAGCTTACTAATTTCACAATAGTATCACAGCCTTTTCATAATGAAAGAGCAATATTAATAGCAAGACAAAAAAATATTAATGCAATAGCCTATAATGCAAATAATGTGAGAAAACTTTATAGAGTAAGACAATTTCCAAGAGAATTAGGAGCAAGAGCTTTAATGTTTATTGATATTTTATTAAACAGACCTCCTAAATTCTATGGGGATGTTATTAAAATAGAAGAAAGAGAAGATTCTCAAGCTAATAAAAGCAATAAAAAAATAGATAAAAATCAAAAATTAAATAATTAA
- the ilvB gene encoding biosynthetic-type acetolactate synthase large subunit, which yields MKLNGSDIIMEVLIEEGVDTVFGYPGGAALFIYDAIYKYRDKIKHIMPVDEAGACHAADGYARASGKTGVVIATSGPGATNLVTPLATAYMDSVPLIAITANVPESLIGKDSFQEVFIAGITMPITKHNFVVRDINELANTIRKAFVIANTGRKGPVLIDIPKNFTFAETEFTKREKFIPKHIEISAEDEKTIDLVAKLINESKRPIIYFGGGAKDSSDKLRAFMINSNIPSVHTLMGAGVLGYNEKLNIGLLGMHGSATANKVMNEADLILAVGTRFSDRVALNTSKFGGAAKKVHIDIDRSEINKNVHVDYSIIGDLNDVLDRFNKLVKRVDDDEWVKYLSDLKAKEMKEDSDRNTDKDGIYPSKVMDIIGDKTKDEAVYVTDVGQHQMWAVQYIRHTKPRSFITSGGLGTMGFGYGAALGCQVAKPDRRVIHITGDGSFYMNLNEVATAVEYDLPVISIILNNSTLGMVRQWQTIFYGKRYSSTDINKKMDYVKVAEGFGAKGFRCETIKEFEAAFEEALKCKCPVWIECVIDKDLRVLPMIPAGGTIDDIIVD from the coding sequence ATGAAGTTAAACGGTTCTGATATAATAATGGAAGTTCTAATAGAAGAAGGTGTAGATACTGTATTTGGATATCCTGGCGGTGCTGCATTATTTATATACGATGCTATTTATAAATATAGAGATAAAATAAAACATATAATGCCTGTAGATGAGGCAGGAGCATGTCATGCTGCTGACGGTTATGCCAGAGCAAGCGGAAAAACCGGAGTTGTAATTGCAACTAGCGGACCTGGGGCAACTAATTTGGTAACACCTTTAGCCACCGCTTATATGGACAGTGTGCCTTTAATTGCAATAACTGCTAATGTTCCGGAAAGTTTGATAGGTAAAGATTCATTTCAGGAAGTTTTTATTGCCGGAATAACAATGCCTATAACTAAACATAATTTTGTTGTCAGAGATATCAATGAACTTGCAAATACCATAAGAAAAGCATTTGTAATAGCTAATACCGGAAGAAAAGGACCTGTTTTAATAGATATACCAAAAAATTTCACATTTGCAGAAACAGAATTTACTAAAAGAGAAAAATTTATTCCAAAACATATAGAAATAAGTGCAGAAGATGAAAAAACTATAGATTTAGTTGCAAAATTAATAAATGAATCTAAAAGACCTATTATATATTTCGGAGGCGGTGCTAAGGATTCAAGCGACAAATTAAGAGCATTTATGATTAATTCCAATATACCTTCAGTGCATACATTAATGGGAGCCGGAGTATTAGGATATAATGAAAAATTAAATATAGGGCTTTTAGGAATGCATGGATCTGCTACAGCTAACAAAGTTATGAATGAAGCTGATTTAATACTTGCTGTAGGTACAAGGTTCAGCGACAGAGTTGCTTTAAATACTTCTAAATTTGGAGGAGCTGCTAAAAAGGTTCATATAGATATTGACAGAAGCGAGATTAATAAAAATGTTCATGTTGATTATAGTATAATAGGCGATTTAAATGATGTACTAGATAGATTTAATAAGTTAGTAAAAAGAGTAGATGATGATGAGTGGGTAAAATATTTATCAGACTTAAAAGCTAAAGAAATGAAAGAAGATTCTGACAGAAATACTGATAAAGATGGAATTTATCCAAGCAAGGTTATGGATATAATAGGGGATAAAACTAAAGATGAAGCTGTTTATGTTACAGATGTAGGTCAGCATCAAATGTGGGCTGTTCAGTATATAAGACATACCAAGCCTAGAAGTTTCATAACAAGCGGCGGATTAGGTACTATGGGATTCGGATACGGTGCTGCTTTAGGCTGTCAGGTTGCTAAACCAGATAGAAGAGTAATACATATAACAGGGGACGGTTCTTTTTATATGAACTTAAATGAAGTGGCTACTGCCGTTGAATATGATCTTCCTGTTATAAGTATCATACTTAATAACAGTACATTGGGCATGGTTAGACAATGGCAGACTATATTTTATGGTAAGAGATATTCAAGCACTGATATAAATAAAAAAATGGATTATGTAAAAGTAGCCGAAGGTTTCGGAGCTAAAGGTTTTCGATGTGAAACTATAAAAGAATTTGAGGCGGCTTTTGAAGAGGCATTAAAATGTAAATGTCCGGTATGGATAGAATGTGTTATAGATAAAGATTTAAGAGTTTTGCCTATGATACCAGCTGGCGGAACTATAGATGACATAATAGTAGATTAA
- the ilvN gene encoding acetolactate synthase small subunit: MDKKERRVLVLFVDNITGVLNRITLLFSQKGFNIETITCSATCVPSISRMTIVTEGDDSHINHVIKQTSKLIEVHSVHLIDSSNNIIRDFLLVKIEINDSNRRKACDITNSYNGLILYIGNKSITVEITASASVIDAYLEALKDFNILELSRTGVTSIQLGDDVPDMNIINNFEF; encoded by the coding sequence ATGGATAAGAAAGAAAGAAGAGTTTTAGTTTTATTTGTAGATAATATTACTGGTGTATTAAATAGAATAACTTTATTATTCAGTCAAAAAGGTTTTAATATAGAAACTATTACATGTTCTGCAACTTGTGTTCCTAGTATTTCAAGAATGACTATAGTTACAGAGGGTGATGATTCTCATATAAATCATGTTATAAAACAAACTTCAAAACTTATAGAAGTTCATTCTGTACATTTGATAGATAGTTCCAACAACATAATAAGAGATTTTCTTTTGGTAAAAATAGAAATTAATGACAGTAATAGACGAAAAGCCTGCGATATAACCAATTCTTATAACGGACTTATACTTTATATTGGAAATAAAAGTATTACAGTAGAAATAACAGCTTCAGCTTCAGTAATAGATGCATATTTAGAAGCATTAAAAGATTTTAATATATTAGAGCTTTCAAGAACAGGGGTAACATCTATACAGCTTGGCGATGATGTTCCGGATATGAATATAATCAATAATTTTGAATTTTAA
- the ilvC gene encoding ketol-acid reductoisomerase, translated as MIKKYYDADCNLGVLDGKTIAIMGYGSQGHAHAQNLKDSGMNVIVGLRKDSANCKKAEEAGFKVMEVEEAAKLADIVMMLVPDEVAADIYNSQVAPHMKEGNVLMFAHGFNIHFHFVMPADNIDVIMVAPKGPGHTVRSQYLEGRGVPSLIAVYQDKSGRAKDYALAYASAIGAGRAGILETTFREETETDLFGEQAVLCGGVTELMKAGFDTLVEAGYEPEMAYFECIHEMKLIVDLIYSGGFAMMRYSISNTAEYGDYRTGRRMITEETRKEMRKVLREIQDGTFASEFIQEFSAGRKAKFNATKRLEREHKLEKVGAELRKLMSWIKK; from the coding sequence ATGATAAAAAAATATTATGATGCTGATTGTAATCTAGGGGTACTAGACGGTAAAACTATAGCTATAATGGGATACGGCAGTCAGGGACATGCACATGCTCAGAACTTAAAAGACAGCGGTATGAATGTTATAGTAGGACTTAGAAAAGACAGTGCTAACTGCAAAAAAGCAGAAGAAGCAGGTTTTAAAGTAATGGAAGTAGAAGAAGCTGCTAAGCTTGCAGATATAGTTATGATGCTTGTACCAGATGAAGTAGCTGCTGATATATATAATAGTCAGGTAGCTCCTCATATGAAAGAAGGAAATGTACTTATGTTCGCTCATGGATTTAATATTCATTTCCATTTTGTAATGCCTGCTGATAATATAGATGTTATTATGGTTGCACCAAAAGGACCTGGACACACTGTAAGAAGTCAGTATTTGGAAGGAAGAGGAGTACCTAGCTTGATAGCAGTTTATCAGGATAAAAGCGGAAGAGCAAAAGATTATGCTTTAGCTTATGCTTCGGCAATAGGTGCAGGACGCGCTGGTATATTAGAAACTACATTCAGAGAAGAAACAGAAACTGATTTATTCGGAGAACAAGCTGTATTATGCGGCGGTGTTACAGAATTAATGAAAGCTGGTTTTGATACTTTAGTAGAAGCTGGATATGAACCAGAAATGGCTTATTTTGAATGTATACATGAAATGAAATTAATTGTTGATTTAATATATTCTGGCGGTTTTGCTATGATGAGATATTCTATTTCAAATACTGCTGAATACGGCGATTACAGAACTGGAAGAAGAATGATAACTGAAGAGACTAGAAAAGAAATGAGAAAAGTATTAAGAGAAATACAAGACGGTACTTTTGCCAGCGAGTTTATTCAAGAGTTTAGTGCAGGACGCAAAGCTAAATTTAATGCTACTAAAAGATTAGAAAGAGAGCATAAATTAGAAAAAGTCGGTGCAGAATTAAGAAAATTGATGAGTTGGATTAAAAAATAA